The segment CCCTCGTCCTCCAAAGCCTCGGGCAGTATCCGTCCCTGCCGAATCAAAGGCCGAGGCTGTTCGCGGAACAGGCGACGGAAGGCAGGGAAACGCTGGCAGAGCCGAGCCTGCACCACATGAAGGCTGAAAACGGTCAAAATAAAAACCGCCGAGTTCCACTTGCCCTCGCCGAGGGTCAGATTCTGCAGAACCACACCCAGCGAAATCAAAATAATCAGGTCAATCGTCGTGGTCTGCCCCGCCAGCCGCTTGCCGGCCATGCGCACGATGAGGATTAATCCGAAATAATAAAGACACGATAAGCCGATCTGCTGCCAAACATCTGAACTGGTCAAGGGAGCCTCCGGAGTCTGTTCCGTCCTCAGCTCTGCAATGTATTTGCCAGGATCGTGTTATTTTAAGGAAGTCTGTGATCCGATTCATCCAGGAGCCTTTATGTCAGCCCAG is part of the Oligoflexus sp. genome and harbors:
- a CDS encoding DUF421 domain-containing protein, with product MTSSDVWQQIGLSCLYYFGLILIVRMAGKRLAGQTTTIDLIILISLGVVLQNLTLGEGKWNSAVFILTVFSLHVVQARLCQRFPAFRRLFREQPRPLIRQGRILPEALEDEGLTEDELLAALRRMGVDSPKQVRLAVLEETGHISAIRNDGMA